The window GTAGACTGCAACTGATTTTGGAGGCAAGTATGGAATCCTCCATTGAAGTTTAGATTTTACTGATATCTATAGTAAATGCCAAGAATCTAGCTGCAGTGGGGATATTTAAGGTTTGATATAGCATCTGAAAAAAATGGGTCTACTTTTTGGTTCAAACTCCTATAGCATCAGGTAATAATTTAAGGAACCACATGATTAGAGTAATAAATGCAATCAATTCTTCCATTCCCTTTCCTGACATCTCTCCATTAAGGAATTATCACTGGTATGATCTAAATAATCTGGAAGAAGTCCTCATCACTTTATACAAGGTTAACATGTGAGAGGTTACAAGGTTAACAAGGTCAACCTTGGTCAAACCAAGGTTGACCTTGGTTTTCATGTGAAGAACAAAATCTTGATGGTATTACACATACTGGCTAGataataaactttttcttttctttttttttttttggttagtcaCTTTGTCAGCTCAGATTGAAGGGAATTAAATTTCAACCTCCCAAATATTTGCATAAGCAAAATTCCTCACTCAGCTATGAATAGTGATTATCTAATTAATTTTGGGGATTTAAGTAgtctatatctatatacatagATCACTATTTTAGTTCCTCAATTCTTCTATTACACACCATTTCCTCCTGATATCTGGGCCTGAATGGAGAACAGTGGCTGCTACTTCTAAAATCGTGTTGTCAATgcttttttctattggatttaTATTCTTtagaggcaaaaataaatgagaacactGACCATTGGCAAGTAGAAGTAACATCCCAGGACAGTTTATTCTTGGGGGGAGAAAAGAACTCAAAAGTTCCAAATTATTTCTATAGCCCAAACTTCCCATTCCCTTTTGACTCCTTACCATGAAGAAGGCACCCCGGTGATAATACTTCTGTAAGAACTTATATTTGCCCTTAACAGCTTTGTTGGTAATGACTTTGCCATTTGCCCGAAGCTCAGCTCGCCTCTCTTCCTCAGTCAGGTTTCGCATTCGTTCAATTTCTGCCTTCTCCTTCTCAAGCCTGTGTGGAGAACAAAACTATTAGTATTATTCCAGTTTCAGAGAGACTCAATTATCTGAACTTAATGCAGTCTCATCTTTCAAGCATTATTCACCTTCCTTAATTCTAGTCATTGCCTATTAGGAGTTAAGATTAGGAGCCCAACAAATAAAAAGGTGAAATGGTCTTATTGTAAACTTCCAATAGTCTTTATAAGGTTCGGACATAATATTACTACTTGACTTTGCAATGTTAGTAATTTCCCTTCCCTAAAAAGCCTACTTGgctttaaaaaaacccagaatttaACATAACTGTGTTAAGatttaattggcatttttttaagtaattgtgtatgtacatacatgaCAAACCAAGGGTTACCATCATTAATTAGATTGCAGTGACTAAccctttttggggggaggggagccatATATCCCTTGTctccagaaaaatacaaatagacaTAACTTTGTATATGATTTTAAAGGGTACATGCACTCCTTGAAACCCAGgataaaaatcttagaaactgCAGGCTGAGGACAGAGTTTTCTATTCATGGTTTCCTTTTGTAATCTGGGATTACCCTCTCATTCCtagtaatttttaagaatgagTGATGCAGCTCAGAAATGATTCTGATCTAACAATACTGACTGTGGTAGAGTATTTAAAGGCCACAAATTCTTCCCCTCACAATATGCATGCCCCTTTGCAGAAATGACATATAAGCCTCAAAAGACCTTGGCAGTTTCCACTTTTGTCCTCTTCGAATACTGCCATGAGGCTGTTTTATAAGGAAGCCGATCTAGCCCACTGAAGAAGTGAGGCAGGTTAGCATTAACTATTGGACATGTGAATGAAACCGTTTTGGACACTCTAGCCCAGTTAATTCTCCAGCTGGATCCAAGTGCATTAAGAGAGCCCAGGTGAAACCAGCAGAGGAACTGCTTAGCGAACTCCAAAACTGTGAGGAATAATCAACAGTTTCAAGTCACCAAATTTTGGGTTGGGTTTTTATGCAAGATTGGATAATTAATAACAGTGAATAACTTGTGTGTGCCTACTAGGAAACTACAGGAAGTATTCACTGGCACTCTATCAAGAGAAACACTGACAGAGTGTTtcttttcactaattttattAGAATAAGCCACATTACAATTATGAGAAACTCACTCAGTTGCAGGAACCCTAAAGAAAGCTAGAATGGAACTAACTCATGGTAGGTATTGAGCCTCAGAGTTACCCTAGTAGTAACCTGTCCCATTATTGATATTAAACTACAGGCCCATCTTATTACTTACGCTTCTCGATCTTCTCGGTCTCTCTTGATTCTCTTTAGCTCCCGAACTTTCCATGCCTCATATTCTTCCTCATCATTTTCATCATCAGTATTGAGAGCATCCAGTGCAGCCAAGGACCGCTTGTTCTCCTCCAGCTCTTTTTTGGTCTCCTCTTCTACAATCTGGGTAAAGAGAACATTTAACTGTTGGATCTCCTTATTTTCCTGACAAACCTAAGTATACTCCTCCTTGCATGCAATCCTTACAGCCACTCCCCAGTACCTTGAGTGTGTACTTGCGCCTCTCCTCAGCCATGCGTTTTGCTTCCTGCTCCAGCTCCTTCTGTTTTAATGCTTCAGCCTCCCGTTCTTGAACTGTTACTCGGTCCTTCCTGCAACAGAGAAGTCCTGTTAATTGCCCAAAGTCCTCAGAGTGGACCTCTTTGTCTCTAGCTTAAGTCCCATCCAAATGAGACAAAGCCCAATAATCGCTGGCTCTATTATTTGCAAACAGCCAAAGTTGGGAGTCATCCTAGGTATTTAAAGCATTAAAATTCCATTCATCTTTGATAACTGCCTGAATAGCAAGAACCTTCTGGATTATAAATTGTAAGATTTCTTGCCATTAGAAAAGGACCAGGAATTCACTTTTCAAGTTTAATTTTGTGCCTTACAGGACTGTGGGGAGATTATATGCTCTTTAAAAAGGGAGTTATGAGCACGTAACTCAGGTTCTCTGTTAATACCAAGATATTCCTCAGCAAATATTCTGCATAGATAGGGAACTGGGCAGAAGACTTTCACTTACAGCTGACATTTCAGAAAAgcctgagagaggaaaaaaaggcttCCATCTTCAGACATGGAAAGTAGTAACTATGTGGAATCAGGCCTGGTTTATGACATACTTACTTTCGAATGAAGACAGGTTTTAGGCGAGGCTCCATCTCATCTTCACTGTCTGTGTACTCTTCATACTCAGATTCTGATTCTGACTCCTCCCCAGAACGTCCCTCATCTTCCACCTCCATGActtccatctcttcattttttctctcctgtgCTCGCTGACGCATCATGCCACGGCGCCTCTCTATTTCCTGTCAAGTCATATGTCCAAGTCAGTCAGCCCAATGACCTGTGCTCTAAGgcagctttttattttcccctcagcACATTTAATAAATTCTGTTATAACTAAATACAACttagcatcattttatttttaattctatctcCAACAAACGGGGAACCACTGGATCAGGGTTCTGCCAAAGTATCAAATTTGTGCCTTTGGAAACTCAACAAAGGAGAACAGGCCCCAATTTTTCTCGGACCCAGAAAGAacttctcattttccctttttataccTCATCatcaatttcttcctcttcttcttcactGCTATCCTCTCGTTCCATGCGCCATGCATCTCCTTCTACTTCTGAGTCACTTTCACCTACCACTTCAGGTTCTACTATTTTCCGATGTCGAGCCAATCTGAAAAACAGCATCTTCAAGTATAACACCAATGTCACAAAAGTGAAAGAGCATTACCCACATTTCCTTAGTCTTAGAGCACCTGGAGGTTGTTTGCCTTTATTAATAGTGAAGTCTtgagagagggaaactgagggacagAAAAACGAAAATAAttcatggggcacttgggtggctcagtggttgattgtctgcttTTGATTcagcttatgatctcagggtcctgggatcgagtcctgcaacaggctccccacagagcctgcttctccctctgcctatgtctctgcctctctccgtgtctctcaggaataaataaaatcttaaaaaaaaatcaaagcatgaGAGCAAATAGTTAGGTTGGACCTAAAATGTTCAATGTAAGCTGAAACACCATGAGGCACTGCAACAAACATATGGGTGCAACGGGATTGTTTTATAGCTCCAGGTAGTTCACAGTTTCAACATTAGATCATACTAGGTTTCTTTTCAGTGATATTGTATCTTTGTGAAACTGGATTTTTGGTACCTGCTATATAAAAAGCAAGTACATGCAGATCAACATGGGACAGGATATGTGTGCCAGTGTCAATCTGATTTCAAGGTCTGAGAAACAGTGTCCAAGAGGCACACAAACCCCCACTAATAATTATAGTTatataagaatgaaataaaaatgttttttcttttatgcatatTAGATTTTTCAAATGGCTTCAAATGTTAAgacattaatatttattcaattatttggatctacttaataaaataaagtagaccTAGGGACTCCTTGAGAAAATTCCTGAGACTGAATGAACTGTGAAAGTTTGGGATCTCTGGTCTGCACTCTAAGGTAATGTCTCAACATACAACATGAAATCCTTCATTGGGAAGCTCCCTTTCCTACGTGAATCCATTCACTCATCATCAGGCCTTTTATCCTACTTCTTCAGTGTAATTTCCCCTCATTAGCCTTTAGGATAAATGAGTGGATTAAAtcaatttctctaattttaagACCTCCTCCTCCCAACAAACCAACCAATGGtctgtgttttctattcctttagTTAACTAGGGCCTTTGGACCAGAGGTCCTGCTGTTTACTGGTTGCCACTTGCTGGCTGTATACCTTTGGTCATCTTATTCTCCTGACcctttgtgccttagtttcctcatttgtaaactggGATAATAATACATACCTCATAAGGTTATTGGCTGGATTACAAGAATTACTAAAGGTAGTTAGAATAGTGACTGGCATATAATGAGTACTGTTCAAGTATTagctattattgttgttgttattaactAACCTGTAGGGGTATAGGTGTAAGGAAACAACCCTAGTCATTACCTCTCTTCCACATCTTCACTAATACGGTTCTGCAAACGCCGCAGTCGAGGGTCGCTGGATGAATCCTCCTCTTGttcctcaggctctgcttcttgTTCTTTGGCTTTCTTAATGAACTGAAATTCTTCATCCTCCTCATCTGAGGACTCCATAGGGGCATAATCTGGCCTCTTTCCCGACACATAACGTTTTACCTTCACTTTCTCCATCGAAATCTCACCTGGGTGATAAACATAACTTATGTTTCAGTAGCCTCTTTCCCAATGTCCTTTGCAGGTAGAGCCCTATATTCCTGGTAAACAAGAGTTCAAGCAGAAGGAGATTGCCACTATCCAGCCCTCTACTTATCTAATGGTGTTTTCCTGTCAAGGCCAAGTCATGGGAAAACATTCTTGCGAATACCAACACTAATGATAAAGAGGGCTAACTTGAGTATACTGAAATGGAGGAAGACAGGCTGACTACATCCGTCACAAATTCATGCTATTCCACCTCACCTATACCCTtaagagtataaataaataagggtatgaataaataaagatcttaaaaaaaagatataacaatcaTTATGCTTAATGACAAATTGGAAGCATTCCTTTAAAAACCAGTGGGCATCTTTATGTTGTCCCTATCATACCTTCTagtcaacattttattatgattcTAATTAGGGcaataagaaaaagagataggagtgcctaggtagctcagtcagttaagtgccttcggctgaggtcatgatctcagggtcctgggatcaagccctgcattgggctccctgctctagggagtctgctgctccctctccatctcgctcattctctctctcaaaataaataaaatccttttttttcttttaagattttatttatttattcatgagagacacacagagagaaaggctgagacacaggaagacggagaaacaggctccatgcagggagccgatgtgggattggataccgggtctctgggatcacgccctgagctaaaggcagacgtgtaaccgctgagccaccaaataaataaaatcccaaataaataaaatcttaaaaaaaagagataaaaggtaatgattgaaaaggaagaaactgtCATAATTTGCAGACTATGATTATATGCAGAAAATACAAGAGAACAAACAggcaaactaaaaaaaagaattcagggaGAATGCCAAATAAATGCTGGATAAAAATAAGTGTACCTGTACATTATCtacataaattagaaaataaagtttaaaaatactatttacaataGTAACTAAACTAcaagataccaaggaataaatttaacaaatgacGTACAAGGCTTTtcagatgaaaaatatataattatattggaAGATACAAAAGTTctaaataaagagagaaatatgtcatatttaagaaagagaagatgGCAACCGTGCCCAAGTTAATCAATAAATTCATGACCTATAATTTTAAGGCAATTCCATTAATAGTTGTTCCCAGGCTGATTCTAAAAATCACATGGAAGAATAGGACAAAAGAACCAAGACAATTCTGAAGAATAAGGTGAGGCTGAGGACTTAacacacctcaccaaagaagatacacagatggcaaataaacatattcGTTTCAAGTCATATGTtgtcaaggaaatgcaaaataaaatgagatactaCTGCATATGCATTAGAATAACCGAACTACGGAGCTCTGACAACACTAAATGCTGGAGAGAATGTGGAATAACAAGATCTCATTtgttactggtgggaatgcaaaatggcacagccactttggaggaCAGTTTGGTGGTCTCTTATAAAAGTAAGCATACtcatactatatgatccagtaactgcACTCCTTGGTGTTTACCTAACGGTGTTGAAAACTaaagtccacacaaaaacttgcacactgattatttattttagctttagcttcataactgccaaaacttggaaggaaCCAAGATGTTCCTTGCTAGATGACTGAATAAACTATGGTATATTtagatgatggaatattattcagtgctaaacagaaatgagctatcaagccataatAAAACATAGATGAAATCTACAgacatattactaagtgaaagaagccaatctgaaaaagttATATACCGTATGATTCCAaatacatgacattctggaaaaggcaaaactatgaagacagtaaaaagatcagtggttgccaagggttgggTTGGGGTAGGGATGAATAGGCAGGGCACAGGGGATTCTCAGGGCAGTAAAAATACTGTGATACCACAATAATGGATATacgtcattatatatttgtctaaaCCCATAGAATACACAATGCCAAGAatgaaccttaatgtaaactatggactttgggtgattatgatgtgttaaTGTAGGTTTATCAACTGCAACAAATGTATTACTCTGGTggaggatgttgataatggaggaggctatgcatgtgtcaGAGCAGAGGGTATATGggaaatgtaaacataaaattgatataaaaaaataaaagtcttggggtgcccaggtggcttagttggtcaagcatctgcctttggctcaggtcatgacctctgggttctgggatggagccccacattgagctccctgctggTCACTGcaagagaagcctgcttctcctttttcctctgctccCTACCCTCCATGTTCTCttactctcataaataaataaataaataaataaataaataaaattttaataacagtaaagtcttaaaaaaaaagaaggtagtgAGGTGGAGGAGGGTTTCTATATCAGATTGCAAGGCTTAGTTTAAACTTACAGTgattaaaacaatatattaatgACTCCGGGGTATATAGagaccaatggaacagagtaCAGAGCAAACAAACCTTTACACAGGAGCTTGGTATGTTACAGAAGTGACATTAAAAAGCAGTGGAGAATGGATGGGTTAGTCAAACAATGGAATTGTAAGGACAACTGGTTAACCATAAACAAAATTAGATTTCTGACACCACACCCACAAAAAATTCCACATGGATTAAGGACCCacgtgtgaaaaaaaaatcttaaaacacttaCATCCTTCCTAGATTACAAGTTCCTTAAATTAGAATCTGTCTTGCGCAATTTTGTATTCAATCGTATTTAGGATATAGaaacactgagaaaatatttataattgatcTCAGTATAGGGAAGGATTTCTTAACACAATATACAAAACAACacaagagggacgcctgggtggctcagtggttgagcgtctgcctttggcccagggcgtgatcctggagacccgggatcgagacccacatcaggctccctacatggagcctgcttctccctctgcctgtgtctgtctctgcctctctctctctgtgtctctcatgaataaataaataaaatcttaaaaaaaaaaaaaaacacaagctataaaagataaaattgataaatccaaaaacactaaaattaaaaaggcctATGAAACAGAAAACTCCACAattaaagtgaaaagacaagacaaagaaccaaaacaaaataggaaaaagataTGAGAGATCTGGGATGTAGAAAAACTGTAGAAAATGGATAAATGACAGAAACAGCTAATTCTGAGAACACCTAGATAGCTGACAAATGCTTAGTCTCactagtaatcagggaaatgcaaattaaaataatgagatatttcATAATTCGAttggacaaaatttaaaaatctgatacaACTAAGTGTGTGGATGAATATATGGGTAAATACAAACTCCTAATGCTCTTACAACCCACTGTGGAGAGCAACTGGAAATAGCTAGTTAGGTTGATGATGAACTTTTAGGAGTCTACCCTAGAGAAATTCTTACACAGTGCACTAAAGAGGCACATTTAAGAATGACAACTACAACAggtgcctggttagctcagttggtggagcacatgactcttgatcttggggtcatgagtttgatcCCCAAGGTGGGTGtcaagattactttaaaaaaaaaaaaaggccaattacagcactgtttataatagaaaaaacaaCACAACTGTCCCCCAGGAAGGAATAAACTGGttcatttatacaatggaatttaTAAGTAGTTGAATGAATTAGCTCTTTATATATCAAAGGATATTTCTCAAAAGCCaccttgaattttaaaaaaaggcaagttGCACAAGATTATGTActgttatgtttaaaaaataaaaaaagagctcatattattttccaaaatcctTCCTGAAAAAAAGGGACTCTTTAGTCTAACCCCTTCCAAACATGTTCCTTCTATCTGCACTGGAATTCTATTGATCCTTTAAGGATCGGTTTATATGCCATGTTCTTCAAGAAGCTTTCCTAGATTACCTCAATCTGAAAAGATCATTCCTTCTCTACACTTCCATATCGTTTGGTTTATATCACCTATGTGACAGGAATCACACTGCTTAGAATGTCTCTTTTTGCAGGTCTCACACCTACAAAATGAGTTTCTTTAGGTTAATTAAGGGCACTGCCTCACACAAGTGTGTATTCAACTTCATACAGTCACAGCGTTGgttgaaaggaataaaaagtttaataagaCACGGTTCCTGTCTCAAGGACGTTTGAGTTTATGATGCAgtagagggagacagacacagaagAGTTACAGAAGCGGCACAGACTGCTACGGAAAACAAAAGAGGGACCGTATTCCGCACAACGCCTTGCAAAAGCAGGCATTTACTGTGTATACAGTCTAACTTAACAGTGGAGGCCAAAGGACGAGGGATGCTTGCTGTGAGAGCAGCCGCCGGGCGATATGGACAAGATGAGATGGAAGTGGGTATTTTCCCCCTTAGGCAACGCGACCGGGTGCGAGTTTGATGGGAAAAGTCGAGGATATTTGGGGGCAGCGTCTTAAGGGTCGGTAGGGTTGGGGTGGTCTGTTGCGGTAGGTTTGCAGTACGctgggaaaggaagaggtaaaatcCGACTGGAAACCGGCTCAGCACCGTACCTTTCTCATTGCGAACCGGGACGGCCCCTGCCGTAGACTGAATGGGCGGTTGTTTCATGAGTGCGCTTGGGACCGACATGTTGATGGCAGCCGCAGCGATTCCCGAAACTTCAGTGATTCCAAACAGTGAACCGCAACAACGTCAACgacaaaaaaaaacctcctctGGAAGCACTGGGCACGACCGCGCAACAGATAGAAACACCACCTACGTCTGAGATAGAAAAACCGGAAATATGCGACCAGAGGATTGTGGGATTGTGGGCGTGGACGCTGCTACTGCGCATGTTC of the Canis lupus familiaris isolate Mischka breed German Shepherd chromosome 30, alternate assembly UU_Cfam_GSD_1.0, whole genome shotgun sequence genome contains:
- the MFAP1 gene encoding microfibrillar-associated protein 1, which produces MSVPSALMKQPPIQSTAGAVPVRNEKGEISMEKVKVKRYVSGKRPDYAPMESSDEEDEEFQFIKKAKEQEAEPEEQEEDSSSDPRLRRLQNRISEDVEERLARHRKIVEPEVVGESDSEVEGDAWRMEREDSSEEEEEEIDDEEIERRRGMMRQRAQERKNEEMEVMEVEDEGRSGEESESESEYEEYTDSEDEMEPRLKPVFIRKKDRVTVQEREAEALKQKELEQEAKRMAEERRKYTLKIVEEETKKELEENKRSLAALDALNTDDENDEEEYEAWKVRELKRIKRDREDREALEKEKAEIERMRNLTEEERRAELRANGKVITNKAVKGKYKFLQKYYHRGAFFMDEDEEVYKRDFSAPTLEDHFNKTILPKVMQVKNFGRSGRTKYTHLVDQDTTSFDSAWGQESAQNTKFFKQKAAGVRDVFERPSAKKRKTT